A section of the Acomys russatus chromosome 10, mAcoRus1.1, whole genome shotgun sequence genome encodes:
- the Znf800 gene encoding zinc finger protein 800 isoform X1, with amino-acid sequence MPLRDKYCQTDHHHHGCCEPVYVLEPGDPPLLQQPLQTSKSGIQQIIECFRSGTKQLKHILLKDVDTIFECKLCRSLFRGLPNLITHKKFYCPPSLQMDDNLPDVNDKQSQAISDLLEAIYPRVDKREYIIKLEPIEANQNAVFQYISRTDNPAEVTEPSSTPEQSEVQETSEQPSAVPDPDPEVVEAVEPPPAETAAADEAAPPTEEQPQESQADVETSDSSDLGHQLICCLCRKEFNSRRGVRRHIRKVHKKKMEELKKYIETRKAPNQSSKGRSKNVLVSLSRSCPVCCKSFATKANVRRHFDEVHRGLRRDSITPDIATKPGQPLFLDSASPKKSFKTRKQKSSKAEYNLTACKCLLCKRKYSSQIMLKRHMQIVHKITLSGANPKREKGPNNTASSSEVKVTVEQADCVASSTPSITHSPQSELKGTNHSNEKKNPPATQKNKVKQDSESSKSASPLAAGGQQKTRKPKLSAGFDFKQLYCKLCKRQFTSKQNLTKHIELHTDGNNIYVKFYKCPLCTYETRRKRDVIRHITVVHKKSSRYLGKITASLEIRAIKKPIDFVLNKVAKRGPSRDEAKQNDSRQDGTSNSPSKKYDVADVGIEVKVTKNFSLHRCNKCGKAFAKKTYLEHHKKTHKANTTNSPEGNKTKGRSTRSKALVW; translated from the exons ATGCCTTTGAGGGACAAATACTGTCAGACCGACCACCACCATCACGGATGCTGCGAGCCAG TTTATGTCCTGGAGCCTGGAGATCCTCCCTTGTTACAGCAACCACTACAGACATCCAAATCTGGTATCCAACAAATAATTGAGTGCTTTCGATCAG gaaCCAAACaacttaaacatattttattaaaagacgTGGACACTATTTTTGAATGTAAATTATGCCGTAGTCTCTTTAGAGGATTACCAAATTTAATTACTCATAAGAAATTTTACTGCCCACCAAGTCTCCAAATGGATGACA atCTTCCTGATGTAAACGATAAACAAAGCCAAGCCATAAGTGATCTCCTAGAAGCCATATACCCAAGAGTGGACAAGAGAGAGTACATTATTAAGCTAGAGCCCATAGAAGCCAATCAGAACGCAGTGTTTCAGTATATCTCAAGGACTGATAACCCTGCTGAAGTCACAGAGCCAAGCAGTACTCCTGAACAAAGCGAAGTACAGGAGACAAGCGAACAGCCCAGCGCAGTCCCAGATCCAGATCCAGAGGTGGTGGAGGCTGTGGAGCCGCCTCCTGCAGAGACTGCCGCTGCAGACGAAGCTGCCCCTCCCACCGAGGAGCAACCTCAGGAATCACAGGCTGACGTGGAGACCTCGGACAGCTCTGACCTTGGTCACCAGTTGATCTGTTGTCTTTGTAGAAAAGAGTTCAATTCTAGACGAGGTGTCCGCCGTCACATTCGAAAAGTACACaagaaaaagatggaagaactaaaaaaatacattgaaacaCGCAAGGCTCCAAACCAGTCTTCAAAAGGACGCAGTAAGAATGTTCTAGTTTCATTAAGTAGGAGTTGCCCAGTTTGTTGTAAATCATTTGCTACAAAGGCAAATGTAAGGAGGCATTTTGATGAAGTTCACAGAGGACTGAGGAGGGATTCAATTACCCCTGACATAGCCACGAAGCCTGGGCAGCCTTTGTTCCTGGATTCTGCTTCTCCTAAAAAATCTTTCAAGACTCGAAAacaaaagtcttcaaaagccGAATACAATTTAACTGCATGCAAATGCCTCCTTTGCAAGAGGAAATATAGTTCACAGATAATGCTTAAGAGACATATGCAGATTGTCCACAAGATAACTCTGTCTGGAGCAAACCCTAAAAGAGAGAAAGGCCCTAATAATACTGCCAGCAGTTCAGAAGTGAAAGTTACAGTTGAGCAAGCAGATTGTGTAGCGTCTTCAACCCCTTCCATTACCCATTCTCCACAGAGTGAACTAAAGGGAACAAatcattcaaatgaaaaaaagaacccaccggcaacacagaaaaacaaagttaaGCAGGACTCCGAGAGCTCTAAATCAGCTAGTCCTTTGGCTGCGGGTGGCCAGCAAAAAACCAGGAAACCAAAACTGTCAGCTGGCTTTGACTTTAAGCAACTTTACTGTAAACTCTGTAAACGCCAGTTTACTTCCAAGCAGAACTTGACTAAACACATTGAGTTGCACACAGATGGAAATAACATTTATGTTAAATTCTACAAGTGTCCTCTCTGCACTTATGAAACTCGTCGGAAACGTGATGTGATAAGACATATCACCGTGGTTCATAAAAAGTCATCTCGCTACCTTGGGAAAATAACAGCCAGTTTAGAGATCAGAGCTATAAAAAAGCCTATAGATTTTGTTCTAAACAAAGTGGCAAAAAGAGGCCCTTCAAGGGACGAAGCAAAACAGAACGATTCAAGACAGGACGGCACTTCCAATTCTCCTAGTAAAAAGTATGACGTAGCTGACGTCGGTATTGAAGTGAAAGTCACAAAAAACTTTTCTCTTCACAGATGCAATAAATGTGGAAAGGCATTTGCCAAAAAGACTTATCTTGAACATCATAAGAAAACTCATAAGGCAAATACTACCAATTCAcctgaaggaaacaaaaccaaaggccGAAGTACACGATCTAAGGCTCTTGTCTGGTGA
- the Znf800 gene encoding zinc finger protein 800 isoform X2: MPLRDKYCQTDHHHHGCCEPVYVLEPGDPPLLQQPLQTSKSGIQQIIECFRSGTKQLKHILLKDVDTIFECKLCRSLFRGLPNLITHKKFYCPPSLQMDDNLPDVNDKQSQAISDLLEAIYPRVDKREYIIKLEPIEANQNAVFQYISRTDNPAEVTEPSSTPEQSEVQETSEQPSAVPDPDPEVVEAVEPPPAETAAADEAAPPTEEQPQESQADVETSDSSDLGHQLICCLCRKEFNSRRGVRRHIRKVHKKKMEELKKYIETRKAPNQSSKGRSKNVLVSLSRSCPVCCKSFATKANVRRHFDEVHRGLRRDSITPDIATKPGQPLFLDSASPKKSFKTRKQKSSKAEYNLTACKCLLCKRKYSSQIMLKRHMQIVHKITLSGANPKREKGPNNTASSSEVKVTVEQADCVASSTPSITHSPQSELKGTNHSNEKKNPPATQKNKVKQDSESSKSASPLAAGGQQKTRKPKLSAGFDFKQLYCKLCKRQFTSKQNLTKHIELHTDGNNIYVKFYKCPLCTYETRRKRDVIRHITVVHKKSSRYLGKITASLEIRAIKKPIDFVLNKVAKRGPSRDEAKQNDSRQDGTSNSPSKKYDVADVGIEVKVTKNFSLHRCNKCGKAFAKKTYLEHHKKTHKANTTNSPEGNKTKGRSTRSKALV, encoded by the exons ATGCCTTTGAGGGACAAATACTGTCAGACCGACCACCACCATCACGGATGCTGCGAGCCAG TTTATGTCCTGGAGCCTGGAGATCCTCCCTTGTTACAGCAACCACTACAGACATCCAAATCTGGTATCCAACAAATAATTGAGTGCTTTCGATCAG gaaCCAAACaacttaaacatattttattaaaagacgTGGACACTATTTTTGAATGTAAATTATGCCGTAGTCTCTTTAGAGGATTACCAAATTTAATTACTCATAAGAAATTTTACTGCCCACCAAGTCTCCAAATGGATGACA atCTTCCTGATGTAAACGATAAACAAAGCCAAGCCATAAGTGATCTCCTAGAAGCCATATACCCAAGAGTGGACAAGAGAGAGTACATTATTAAGCTAGAGCCCATAGAAGCCAATCAGAACGCAGTGTTTCAGTATATCTCAAGGACTGATAACCCTGCTGAAGTCACAGAGCCAAGCAGTACTCCTGAACAAAGCGAAGTACAGGAGACAAGCGAACAGCCCAGCGCAGTCCCAGATCCAGATCCAGAGGTGGTGGAGGCTGTGGAGCCGCCTCCTGCAGAGACTGCCGCTGCAGACGAAGCTGCCCCTCCCACCGAGGAGCAACCTCAGGAATCACAGGCTGACGTGGAGACCTCGGACAGCTCTGACCTTGGTCACCAGTTGATCTGTTGTCTTTGTAGAAAAGAGTTCAATTCTAGACGAGGTGTCCGCCGTCACATTCGAAAAGTACACaagaaaaagatggaagaactaaaaaaatacattgaaacaCGCAAGGCTCCAAACCAGTCTTCAAAAGGACGCAGTAAGAATGTTCTAGTTTCATTAAGTAGGAGTTGCCCAGTTTGTTGTAAATCATTTGCTACAAAGGCAAATGTAAGGAGGCATTTTGATGAAGTTCACAGAGGACTGAGGAGGGATTCAATTACCCCTGACATAGCCACGAAGCCTGGGCAGCCTTTGTTCCTGGATTCTGCTTCTCCTAAAAAATCTTTCAAGACTCGAAAacaaaagtcttcaaaagccGAATACAATTTAACTGCATGCAAATGCCTCCTTTGCAAGAGGAAATATAGTTCACAGATAATGCTTAAGAGACATATGCAGATTGTCCACAAGATAACTCTGTCTGGAGCAAACCCTAAAAGAGAGAAAGGCCCTAATAATACTGCCAGCAGTTCAGAAGTGAAAGTTACAGTTGAGCAAGCAGATTGTGTAGCGTCTTCAACCCCTTCCATTACCCATTCTCCACAGAGTGAACTAAAGGGAACAAatcattcaaatgaaaaaaagaacccaccggcaacacagaaaaacaaagttaaGCAGGACTCCGAGAGCTCTAAATCAGCTAGTCCTTTGGCTGCGGGTGGCCAGCAAAAAACCAGGAAACCAAAACTGTCAGCTGGCTTTGACTTTAAGCAACTTTACTGTAAACTCTGTAAACGCCAGTTTACTTCCAAGCAGAACTTGACTAAACACATTGAGTTGCACACAGATGGAAATAACATTTATGTTAAATTCTACAAGTGTCCTCTCTGCACTTATGAAACTCGTCGGAAACGTGATGTGATAAGACATATCACCGTGGTTCATAAAAAGTCATCTCGCTACCTTGGGAAAATAACAGCCAGTTTAGAGATCAGAGCTATAAAAAAGCCTATAGATTTTGTTCTAAACAAAGTGGCAAAAAGAGGCCCTTCAAGGGACGAAGCAAAACAGAACGATTCAAGACAGGACGGCACTTCCAATTCTCCTAGTAAAAAGTATGACGTAGCTGACGTCGGTATTGAAGTGAAAGTCACAAAAAACTTTTCTCTTCACAGATGCAATAAATGTGGAAAGGCATTTGCCAAAAAGACTTATCTTGAACATCATAAGAAAACTCATAAGGCAAATACTACCAATTCAcctgaaggaaacaaaaccaaaggccGAAGTACACGATCTAAGGCTCTTGTCTG